The Cyclobacteriaceae bacterium genome includes a region encoding these proteins:
- a CDS encoding sulfite exporter TauE/SafE family protein, translating to MENVVGYLAAILIGVSLGLFGGGGSILTILVLVYLFHIEPTLATGYSLIIVGATALVGGLRSVWYKMVDFRSAVVFSVPSMIAIYLTRHYVLPHIPEVLGRLGTLNLTKDFATMMLFSVLMIIASLKMIQKKSIPINSIRPAGNRNVRIALQGFIVGILTGTVGAGGGFLILPALVLLVGIPMEKAVGTSLIIIAINSFIGSMGDIGTDSPLDYSLALVLSALSIGGVLAGFYVARFFKGDKLKTGFGWFALSMAVFIIGKELFF from the coding sequence ATGGAAAACGTGGTCGGATATCTTGCAGCCATACTAATAGGAGTTTCGCTCGGTCTTTTCGGAGGGGGAGGTTCCATCCTTACCATTCTGGTGCTGGTGTACTTATTTCATATTGAACCAACGCTTGCTACCGGCTACTCATTAATTATTGTCGGCGCCACCGCGCTGGTCGGTGGACTTCGCAGTGTATGGTACAAGATGGTGGATTTCAGAAGTGCTGTTGTATTCTCTGTTCCTTCCATGATCGCCATTTATCTGACGCGGCATTACGTGCTGCCACATATCCCGGAGGTACTTGGAAGGTTAGGCACGCTGAACCTCACGAAAGATTTTGCTACCATGATGCTTTTCTCGGTGCTCATGATCATCGCTTCACTCAAGATGATCCAAAAAAAATCAATCCCGATTAATTCGATTCGACCTGCCGGGAATCGCAATGTACGGATCGCGCTTCAGGGCTTCATCGTCGGAATACTGACAGGAACGGTTGGTGCGGGCGGTGGTTTTTTGATCTTACCCGCACTTGTTCTGCTCGTAGGGATTCCGATGGAAAAAGCAGTCGGAACATCATTGATCATTATCGCCATCAATTCATTTATTGGAAGTATGGGAGATATTGGAACGGATTCGCCTCTGGATTATTCGTTGGCGTTGGTTCTTTCCGCACTTTCAATCGGAGGAGTCCTTGCCGGGTTCTATGTCGCCCGATTTTTTAAAGGAGATAAGCTAAAGACAGGATTCGGATGGTTTGCCCTCTCCATGGCCGTCTTTATAATTGGAAAAGAGCTATTTTTTTAA
- the cydB gene encoding cytochrome d ubiquinol oxidase subunit II: METFLGIDYPTWWFLVLGAVFTGYAILDGFDLGAGALHLFFKKELSRRIALNAIGPVWDGNEVWLVIGGGVLFAGFPKVYASLLSAFYIPIMLFLVLLIFRAVSIEFRSKEPMAWWRMTWDISYSVSSTLIAVLLGVVLGNVLLGIPMDKDGNYLGNWLELLNPYSIMVGVATLSLFMMHGAIYLVMKTEDKLYEKLTRLVQRSTIFFVISILMLSFYTLLYVPHLTKVIKDDPWMFPLPVVMILAIANITRQVSKKKYVWAFVSSAISMSVLLIIVAIELYPTILLSSGNPEYSLTVYNASSSQKSLGIMLTIAAIGVPLVAVYTSFVFWTFKGKVKLDETSY; the protein is encoded by the coding sequence ATGGAAACATTTTTAGGCATTGATTATCCTACGTGGTGGTTCCTGGTGTTAGGAGCGGTGTTCACCGGCTACGCCATCCTGGATGGGTTTGATCTGGGTGCGGGCGCGTTGCATTTGTTTTTCAAAAAAGAACTAAGCAGGCGCATTGCCTTAAATGCCATTGGCCCGGTGTGGGATGGCAACGAAGTATGGCTGGTGATCGGTGGGGGTGTTTTGTTTGCAGGTTTTCCAAAAGTGTATGCCTCCCTGTTGTCCGCTTTTTATATTCCGATCATGCTCTTTCTCGTACTGCTGATTTTCCGGGCAGTCTCCATTGAATTCAGAAGCAAAGAACCCATGGCGTGGTGGCGAATGACCTGGGACATTTCGTATTCTGTATCCAGCACACTCATTGCTGTTTTGCTGGGAGTAGTATTAGGCAATGTCCTGCTGGGAATCCCAATGGATAAAGATGGAAATTACTTAGGTAATTGGCTGGAGTTGCTCAATCCCTATTCCATCATGGTCGGCGTAGCCACGCTTTCACTGTTCATGATGCACGGAGCCATTTACCTGGTGATGAAGACAGAAGACAAATTATATGAGAAACTGACACGACTTGTGCAGCGCTCCACCATCTTTTTTGTGATCAGCATCCTGATGCTGAGTTTTTACACACTACTATATGTGCCTCATTTAACCAAAGTCATTAAAGATGATCCGTGGATGTTTCCGCTTCCTGTGGTGATGATTCTGGCCATTGCCAATATCACGCGGCAAGTCAGCAAGAAAAAATATGTCTGGGCATTTGTATCCTCGGCGATCAGCATGAGTGTGCTGCTAATCATTGTAGCGATCGAACTCTATCCCACGATTCTGTTATCTTCTGGGAACCCGGAGTATAGTTTAACAGTTTACAATGCAAGTTCTTCTCAGAAATCATTGGGCATTATGCTGACCATTGCCGCCATCGGCGTACCATTAGTCGCCGTTTACACATCCTTTGTGTTCTGGACCTTCAAGGGTAAGGTGAAGCTGGACGAGACAAGCTATTAA